A window of the Blastopirellula sediminis genome harbors these coding sequences:
- a CDS encoding PVC-type heme-binding CxxCH protein, translating into MKHLTCLLSAFALIGMGLASTANAQRCLLPNFEVKLLSQVPEIEHPSVVTCDEKGNLFVGLDPMDMRGPATKEFDQIVRFEMDADGNPVRKTVFCEDLAAVFGMIWHDGALYVLHAPHYTMFRDTNGDGVADERIELADGFGPPAGVYGFNDHIVTGTHLGMDGRVYISIGDKGVPKAVGADGSTVTLEGGGIVRMKLDGTELEIVSSGTRNHLDVAMDSLDNMFTYDNTDDGVGWWTRFTHHVPTGYFGYPYDYHPHPERHLPRISEHGGGSPVGADAYREAAWPADLVDVPFMCEWGKQKVQLFRLTRDGATFTAQMEDFLVPDETGEPFRPQDLCFSPNGKHMYVADWNYNGWVNAAVKGRLYRVTYTGDKPAVSKEPAHAPLQGATTAQWIGSLAHPSHAERMRAEFAIARSADAVRRANKLITDASAAPLAKIHAIWAGSVHSESDAIPAADKVDSTPVWISALNDANGDVRAQAARALGLHRTQQATQALAQHLQNDGDATVRLQCAVALGRIGDVLAEKKWRNVDSIESGVIRAREDDKNYIWPTQGNRDLAKLLWPALADEDPTVRHVTMQALRLVNNWQDAPEYLKDDKTAATALVTLTGVYDLDAIETLRQFALTGSNSAEQAKAVAALKEVYKQSQPYEKGWWGTQPARGKPARSKNIAWSGTEPVAATFRDVLNASQVSEVRLAAIEALQDVQDEQCIELLRQIAASGKSADESTAAIMALAQLKDRASAELFASIAGNDKLADATRREAIRGLAILGSDTAIDQLLAITASSGGTPELKIVALETLSTLKNAKSVDPVRKLLADGTPAIRASAIKALGHIQGADAVAAILPTLKDENADVRKAALKTLSSLQSAEAVPAMLTAADDPEVQFEAQMALAAVPDRRALPHYIRGVTSANQELRTATMNALLAIRDSIRDDIVALNTTGELANNARRPLQGVFEKPAPILKWDLIGSFPKEGDNSEPPGFNFAGAPDLGESFHVGTRSVAWQKIETQDKDGRVSPANYLKGPREGVWCYAYAPVERDEAGLATLQIGSDDQLMIWVNGKQVYDFNRNSGWSKDRDTISVEFNAGVNHLWLRCGNDGGPWDFSVAIGQRDKKLAFLYQDVPEKLDIASFRDFAGKNSGDVTRGKKFFENTQGAACVKCHAVNGVGGKVGPDLVGIGSKYPREELIRSILEPSLRIANGYDTGVVMTVDGTVVTGVLKLESPEAVELMTADGKTIRIADDDIEDFKRSPLSSMPNGIQEGMQLQDFADIVSYLESLKIADKP; encoded by the coding sequence ATGAAACATCTTACCTGCCTGCTGAGCGCCTTTGCGCTAATCGGAATGGGTCTCGCATCGACTGCGAATGCTCAGAGATGCCTCCTCCCCAACTTCGAGGTAAAACTCCTTTCTCAGGTCCCCGAAATCGAACATCCGTCGGTCGTAACCTGCGATGAAAAAGGAAATTTGTTCGTCGGGCTCGATCCGATGGATATGCGTGGTCCAGCCACCAAAGAGTTCGATCAAATCGTCCGCTTTGAGATGGACGCCGACGGCAACCCGGTCCGCAAGACCGTCTTCTGCGAAGATCTGGCGGCCGTCTTCGGCATGATCTGGCATGACGGCGCTCTCTATGTGCTGCACGCGCCTCACTACACGATGTTTCGCGATACCAACGGCGACGGCGTCGCCGACGAGCGAATAGAGCTCGCCGACGGCTTCGGTCCTCCGGCCGGCGTCTATGGCTTCAACGACCACATCGTGACCGGCACCCACCTTGGAATGGATGGTCGCGTCTATATCAGCATCGGCGACAAAGGGGTTCCCAAAGCGGTTGGCGCCGATGGTTCGACGGTCACCTTGGAAGGGGGCGGCATCGTCCGGATGAAGCTGGACGGTACGGAACTGGAGATCGTCTCTTCCGGCACGCGTAACCACTTGGACGTGGCGATGGACTCGCTCGACAACATGTTCACCTACGACAACACCGACGACGGCGTCGGCTGGTGGACCCGCTTCACGCATCATGTCCCGACTGGCTACTTTGGCTATCCGTACGACTACCATCCCCATCCGGAACGTCATCTCCCCCGCATCTCGGAACATGGGGGAGGTTCGCCGGTCGGCGCCGACGCCTATCGCGAAGCGGCGTGGCCTGCCGATCTGGTCGACGTGCCGTTCATGTGCGAATGGGGAAAACAAAAGGTGCAGCTCTTCCGTCTGACCCGCGACGGCGCCACCTTCACGGCGCAGATGGAAGACTTCCTCGTTCCGGACGAAACCGGCGAACCGTTCCGTCCGCAAGACCTCTGCTTTAGCCCCAACGGCAAGCATATGTACGTCGCCGACTGGAACTACAACGGCTGGGTCAACGCCGCCGTCAAAGGACGACTCTACCGCGTCACCTACACCGGCGACAAACCGGCGGTCTCCAAAGAACCGGCTCACGCTCCGCTGCAAGGCGCTACCACCGCCCAGTGGATCGGTTCGCTCGCTCATCCGTCGCACGCCGAACGGATGCGGGCCGAATTCGCCATCGCCCGCTCGGCCGACGCTGTTCGTCGGGCGAACAAGTTGATCACCGACGCCAGCGCCGCTCCGCTCGCCAAGATCCACGCCATCTGGGCCGGTTCGGTACACAGCGAAAGCGACGCGATCCCAGCCGCCGACAAAGTCGATTCAACCCCCGTTTGGATATCCGCACTGAACGACGCCAACGGCGACGTTCGGGCTCAAGCGGCCCGCGCCCTGGGCCTGCATCGTACGCAGCAGGCAACCCAGGCGCTCGCCCAGCATCTGCAAAATGACGGCGATGCGACCGTTCGCTTGCAGTGTGCCGTCGCCCTCGGCCGAATCGGCGATGTGCTGGCGGAGAAAAAGTGGCGGAACGTCGACAGCATCGAGTCTGGCGTCATTCGGGCTCGGGAAGACGACAAGAATTACATCTGGCCGACGCAAGGAAATCGCGATCTAGCGAAGCTCCTCTGGCCGGCCCTCGCGGACGAAGATCCGACCGTCCGCCACGTGACGATGCAGGCCTTGCGTCTGGTCAACAATTGGCAAGACGCCCCGGAATACTTGAAAGACGACAAGACCGCCGCGACCGCGCTGGTCACCCTGACCGGCGTCTATGATCTCGACGCGATCGAAACGCTGCGGCAGTTTGCTCTCACCGGTTCGAATTCTGCCGAACAAGCCAAAGCGGTCGCCGCTTTGAAAGAAGTCTATAAGCAGTCCCAACCGTATGAAAAAGGATGGTGGGGAACGCAGCCTGCCCGCGGCAAACCGGCCCGCAGCAAGAATATCGCCTGGTCGGGGACCGAACCGGTCGCTGCGACTTTCCGCGACGTGCTGAACGCGTCGCAGGTTAGCGAGGTTCGCCTGGCCGCGATCGAAGCGCTGCAAGACGTTCAAGACGAACAATGCATCGAACTCCTCCGTCAGATCGCCGCGAGCGGCAAATCGGCCGATGAGTCGACCGCTGCGATCATGGCGCTCGCCCAGCTGAAAGACCGCGCGTCGGCCGAACTTTTCGCGTCAATCGCCGGCAATGACAAACTGGCCGACGCCACTCGCCGCGAAGCGATTCGGGGCCTGGCGATTCTCGGTTCCGACACCGCCATCGACCAGTTGTTGGCAATTACCGCTTCCAGCGGCGGAACTCCCGAACTGAAAATCGTCGCCTTGGAAACATTGAGCACCCTCAAGAACGCCAAGTCGGTTGATCCGGTTCGCAAGCTGCTGGCGGACGGAACGCCGGCGATTCGCGCCTCGGCGATCAAGGCGCTCGGCCACATTCAAGGGGCGGACGCAGTCGCGGCGATTTTGCCGACGCTGAAGGATGAGAACGCTGATGTCCGTAAAGCGGCCCTCAAAACCCTCTCGTCCCTTCAGTCAGCCGAGGCGGTTCCCGCGATGTTGACCGCGGCGGATGATCCGGAAGTTCAGTTTGAAGCGCAGATGGCGCTGGCCGCTGTGCCTGATCGCCGGGCTCTGCCGCATTACATTCGCGGCGTCACCAGCGCGAATCAAGAGCTGCGCACCGCGACGATGAACGCCCTGCTCGCGATTCGCGACTCGATCCGAGACGATATCGTCGCCCTCAACACGACCGGCGAACTGGCCAACAATGCCCGTCGTCCACTGCAGGGCGTCTTCGAAAAGCCAGCGCCGATCCTGAAGTGGGATCTGATCGGCTCGTTCCCGAAAGAAGGGGACAACAGCGAGCCGCCGGGCTTCAACTTTGCGGGGGCGCCTGACCTGGGAGAATCATTCCACGTCGGCACGCGCAGCGTTGCGTGGCAAAAGATCGAAACCCAGGACAAGGATGGCCGCGTTTCGCCGGCCAACTATCTCAAAGGACCGCGCGAAGGAGTTTGGTGTTACGCCTATGCCCCGGTCGAACGCGACGAAGCCGGCCTGGCGACGCTGCAAATCGGCAGTGACGACCAGTTGATGATCTGGGTCAACGGCAAGCAAGTCTACGACTTCAATCGCAACAGCGGCTGGTCGAAGGATCGCGATACGATCAGCGTTGAGTTCAACGCCGGCGTCAATCATCTCTGGCTCCGCTGCGGCAACGACGGCGGACCGTGGGACTTCTCGGTGGCGATCGGCCAGCGCGACAAGAAGCTGGCGTTCCTTTACCAGGATGTTCCCGAGAAGCTCGACATCGCCTCGTTCCGCGACTTCGCCGGCAAGAACTCCGGCGACGTGACTCGCGGCAAGAAGTTCTTTGAGAACACCCAAGGCGCTGCCTGCGTGAAGTGTCACGCCGTCAACGGCGTCGGCGGTAAGGTTGGTCCTGACCTGGTCGGAATTGGCTCGAAGTATCCGCGGGAAGAGCTGATCCGGTCGATCCTCGAACCGTCGCTGCGTATCGCCAACGGTTACGACACCGGCGTCGTGATGACGGTCGACGGCACGGTCGTCACCGGCGTCTTGAAACTGGAAAGCCCCGAAGCGGTCGAACTGATGACCGCCGACGGCAAGACGATTCGCATCGCCGATGACGACATCGAAGACTTCAAGCGCAGCCCGCTGTCGTCGATGCCGAACGGCATTCAGGAAGGAATGCAGCTGCAGGACTTCGCCGATATCGTGTCGTACCTGGAAAGTCTGAAGATTGCGGACAAGCCGTAG
- a CDS encoding sulfatase produces the protein MRRLFPLAISFALLFLGTALAAKKPNIVLIFADDQGWMDTGYQGRGFIETPNLDRLAKQGMTFTSAYAAAGNCAPSRACLISGTYTPRHDVYAVGSTDRGKKREMRLVPIPNKSGLAKSNITIAEALKEAGYVTGHFGKWHLAGPDGALPSEQGFDVTMDSFGEGKLKEGTETNKKGPPEDPKGVFTLTRKACEFIEENKDRPFFCYLAHHAIHTPLQGRPDSLDKFKAKTSGKLDPSAMYAACTYDLDASVGMLLDKLDELKLTDNTLVVFTSDNGATQAADQKPLRGSKGGYYEGGIREPFIVRWPGVTKPGSKSDVPVINVDLYPTFLAAAGASVPAGKTLDGESLLPLLSGEGPLKRTGIFWHFPGYLDSPVIRGRELDVQTGFRSRPVTVIRKGDWKLHLFHEEWQLDGGRERLATNNAVELYNLADDLGERNNLANAELAKRDELLGDLLAWLTAVEAKVPTDKNSKYDPAPRKAGEKSQ, from the coding sequence ATGCGCCGTCTCTTCCCCCTCGCCATCTCGTTCGCCCTGTTGTTTCTTGGGACGGCGCTGGCCGCCAAGAAACCGAACATCGTGCTGATCTTCGCCGACGATCAGGGGTGGATGGATACCGGCTACCAGGGACGAGGCTTCATCGAGACGCCCAATCTCGACCGTCTCGCCAAACAAGGGATGACGTTCACCTCCGCTTACGCCGCCGCCGGCAACTGCGCTCCGAGTCGCGCCTGTCTTATCTCCGGCACCTATACGCCGCGGCATGACGTCTACGCCGTCGGCAGCACCGACCGCGGCAAGAAACGCGAGATGCGTCTGGTCCCGATCCCGAACAAAAGCGGTTTGGCCAAATCGAACATTACGATCGCCGAGGCGCTCAAAGAGGCTGGCTACGTCACCGGACATTTCGGCAAGTGGCATCTGGCTGGCCCCGATGGCGCCCTGCCAAGCGAGCAAGGTTTCGACGTCACCATGGATTCGTTCGGCGAAGGGAAACTGAAAGAGGGAACCGAGACCAACAAGAAAGGTCCGCCGGAAGATCCGAAAGGGGTCTTCACCCTCACCCGCAAAGCGTGCGAGTTCATTGAGGAGAACAAAGATCGTCCCTTCTTCTGCTATCTCGCGCATCACGCGATCCACACGCCGCTGCAAGGACGACCCGATTCGCTCGACAAGTTCAAAGCGAAGACCAGCGGCAAGCTCGACCCCAGCGCGATGTACGCCGCCTGCACGTATGACCTGGATGCGAGCGTCGGGATGTTGCTCGACAAACTGGACGAGTTGAAGTTGACCGACAATACGCTGGTCGTCTTCACCAGTGATAACGGCGCGACGCAAGCCGCCGACCAGAAACCGCTGCGCGGCAGCAAGGGCGGCTATTACGAAGGGGGAATTCGCGAACCGTTCATCGTTCGCTGGCCCGGCGTCACCAAGCCCGGCAGCAAATCGGACGTGCCGGTAATCAACGTCGACCTTTATCCCACGTTTCTAGCCGCCGCCGGCGCGAGCGTGCCGGCAGGAAAGACGCTCGATGGCGAGTCGCTGCTGCCGCTCCTCTCCGGCGAAGGCCCGCTCAAGCGGACCGGCATCTTCTGGCACTTCCCCGGATATCTCGATTCGCCGGTGATTCGCGGCCGCGAGCTCGACGTGCAGACCGGATTCCGCTCTCGCCCGGTCACGGTGATTCGCAAAGGGGACTGGAAGCTCCACCTCTTCCACGAAGAGTGGCAGCTGGACGGCGGACGTGAGCGCCTGGCGACCAACAATGCCGTCGAACTCTACAATCTGGCGGACGATCTCGGCGAGCGGAACAATCTCGCCAACGCAGAACTCGCCAAACGCGACGAACTGCTCGGCGATTTGCTCGCTTGGCTGACGGCAGTCGAAGCCAAAGTTCCCACCGACAAGAATTCGAAATACGACCCCGCGCCGCGAAAAGCAGGCGAAAAATCGCAGTAA
- a CDS encoding amylosucrase, whose protein sequence is MHSTPPARNLTREATALRRLIPRLKKTFADRIEPTEWETYSRRIDEHFPELFRQLFALYGHQYDFYYHLEGILTSITEMWLDRSSELKALDALREADPHWYQSQRMTGAMCYVDLFADNLKGVRDNIPYLTEMGITYLHLMPIFRSPKGDNDGGYAVSSYREVNPDLGTMEELADLAGELRHRGISLCLDFVLNHTSDEHEWARKALLGDEECQEYYRMYPDRTMPAAFEKSMGAIFPEEHPGAFTYRSQLRKWIWTTFHNYQWDLNYENPALFNRMIEEALFLANQGVEILRMDAVAFLWKRLGTTCQNLPEAHWVLRAMNAAVRIAAPAMVFKSEAIVHPDDVRSYISEKECQLSYNPQLMALLWNSLATRETRTLRDALEKRFKIDPGCEWVNYVRCHDDIGWAFSNEDVEGAGFDANSHRRFLTDFYCGKFKGTFASGLPFQEDPTTGDARVSGTCASLAGLEKAIAENDEEEIDLAIRRIHLLHGVIMTIGGIPLIYLGDGIASLNDYSYEQDVDKMGDTRWVHRGQFDWERAKERHNPDSIVGRVYEGILRLVHLRHQTRALNRAQTEFVDAGNSHVLGYFRNSVDSSVLVLANFSESPQQIEGRHLRMLGLRKTVIDILAGQTVTAMHELSIAPYQMLVLMRPG, encoded by the coding sequence ATGCACTCGACGCCACCAGCCAGGAATCTTACGCGCGAAGCGACAGCGCTGCGGCGACTGATCCCACGACTGAAGAAAACGTTCGCCGACCGAATTGAGCCGACCGAGTGGGAAACGTACTCCCGCCGCATCGACGAACACTTTCCCGAATTGTTTCGTCAGCTCTTCGCCCTCTACGGCCACCAGTACGACTTCTACTACCATCTCGAAGGGATCCTGACGTCGATCACCGAGATGTGGCTCGATCGCTCGTCCGAGCTGAAAGCGCTCGACGCGCTCCGCGAAGCCGATCCGCATTGGTATCAGTCGCAACGAATGACCGGCGCGATGTGCTACGTCGACCTCTTCGCCGACAATCTTAAAGGGGTCCGCGACAACATTCCCTATCTGACCGAAATGGGGATCACGTACCTTCACTTGATGCCGATCTTTCGTTCGCCGAAAGGAGACAATGACGGCGGCTATGCAGTCAGCAGCTATCGCGAAGTGAATCCCGATCTCGGCACGATGGAAGAGCTGGCCGATCTGGCCGGCGAATTGCGGCATCGCGGCATTTCCCTCTGTCTCGACTTCGTCCTCAATCATACGTCGGACGAACATGAGTGGGCTCGCAAGGCGCTGCTCGGCGACGAAGAGTGCCAAGAGTATTACCGGATGTATCCCGACCGGACGATGCCCGCGGCATTCGAGAAGAGCATGGGAGCGATCTTTCCCGAAGAGCATCCCGGCGCGTTCACCTATCGCAGCCAACTGCGCAAGTGGATCTGGACGACGTTCCACAACTACCAATGGGATTTGAACTACGAAAACCCGGCTCTCTTCAACCGGATGATCGAAGAGGCCCTCTTCCTGGCGAACCAGGGTGTCGAGATCCTGCGAATGGACGCCGTGGCGTTCCTCTGGAAGCGGCTCGGAACGACTTGTCAGAACTTGCCCGAAGCGCATTGGGTGCTGCGCGCCATGAACGCCGCGGTTCGCATTGCGGCGCCGGCGATGGTCTTCAAGTCGGAAGCGATCGTCCATCCCGACGACGTCCGCTCGTACATTAGCGAAAAAGAATGCCAGCTCTCCTACAACCCGCAACTGATGGCGCTCCTGTGGAACTCCCTCGCGACGCGGGAGACGCGGACTCTTCGCGACGCCCTCGAGAAGCGGTTCAAGATTGACCCCGGCTGCGAGTGGGTCAACTACGTTCGCTGCCATGACGACATCGGCTGGGCCTTTTCCAATGAAGATGTCGAAGGGGCCGGGTTCGACGCCAACTCGCATCGTCGCTTTCTGACCGACTTCTACTGCGGCAAGTTTAAAGGAACCTTCGCCTCCGGATTGCCGTTTCAGGAAGATCCAACCACCGGCGACGCCCGGGTCTCAGGCACCTGCGCCTCATTAGCAGGTCTAGAAAAGGCGATCGCGGAAAACGACGAGGAAGAGATTGACCTGGCGATTCGCCGGATTCACTTGCTGCACGGCGTGATCATGACGATCGGCGGCATTCCGCTCATCTATCTCGGCGATGGCATCGCGTCGCTCAACGACTACAGCTATGAGCAAGACGTCGACAAGATGGGGGACACGCGCTGGGTCCATCGCGGTCAATTCGATTGGGAGCGTGCGAAGGAGCGTCACAACCCGGATTCGATCGTCGGCCGCGTCTACGAAGGGATCCTGCGTCTGGTCCACTTGCGTCATCAAACCCGCGCATTGAATCGAGCGCAGACCGAGTTCGTCGACGCCGGCAATAGTCACGTTCTGGGCTACTTCCGCAATTCGGTCGACTCTTCGGTGCTGGTGTTGGCGAACTTCTCGGAGAGCCCGCAGCAGATCGAAGGGCGTCATCTCCGAATGCTGGGACTTCGCAAAACGGTGATCGACATCTTGGCCGGCCAGACCGTCACCGCGATGCACGAACTGAGCATCGCGCCCTACCAGATGTTGGTGTTGATGCGGCCAGGCTAG
- a CDS encoding serine hydrolase, which translates to MTSSLSRLLWMGLLLFVMGAKPLFAQQPDYGDAVRLLQSAIEREVEQQRLPAFSISLVDDDRVVWSGGFGHQDADEKMKATAATIYRVGSISKLFTDIAVMQKVESGQLDLDAPVTQYLPDFQVPNPTETPITLRQLMCHRSGLVRESPIGNYFDPDEPSLTATVASLNDTKLVYPPGTKTKYSNAAIAVVGSVLEKVAGRTYDEQIRQSILQPLKMENSAFVAGQVPAGQTATGWMWTYDGTRFEAPTFALGTAPAGNLYSSTDDLAKFLVWLFQCNAGKSSAVLKPETLHQMISPTPDEHHAERREFGIGFHVSEFDGHQKVGHGGAVYGFATQLEALPERKLGVAAATSLDGANGVVQSLANYALRLMLAVQDRKPLPEYPSTAPIAAERAQRLVGSYREADGEERAEIEALGGEVYLQNGTFRRKLKADLANGEIRIDDVFGSGAKVALKGDNGLSIGEKSFVRLPDVPPVASPAEWNDLIGEYGWDHNVLYILERDGKLHALIEWFYEYPLTPLGDDEYAFPDYGLYHGERIHFVRDAEGKPIAATAASVRFDRREVGTKHGETFKITPLKPIGELRTAALAATPPKESGEFRAPELVDVTSLDPTIRLDIRYATNNNFMGEVFYKQAKAYLQRPAAEALVRVNERLREQGLGLLIHDAYRPWHVTKMFWDATPNEMRDFVANPANGSRHNRGCAVDLTLYDLETKRPIEMVATYDEFSSRSFPAYPGGTSRQRWYRQNLRRAMESEGFAVYEFEWWHFDYKDWKSYRIGNATFEELAD; encoded by the coding sequence ATGACCTCCTCCCTTTCTCGTCTTCTCTGGATGGGCTTGCTATTGTTTGTCATGGGAGCGAAACCACTGTTCGCACAACAACCCGATTACGGCGACGCTGTCCGGCTCCTGCAAAGCGCAATTGAGCGCGAAGTGGAGCAACAGCGACTGCCGGCGTTTTCGATCTCGCTGGTCGACGACGATCGCGTCGTCTGGTCGGGGGGATTCGGCCATCAAGATGCCGACGAGAAGATGAAAGCGACGGCGGCGACGATTTATCGCGTCGGGTCGATCTCGAAATTGTTCACCGACATCGCCGTGATGCAAAAGGTCGAGTCCGGCCAGCTCGATCTCGACGCGCCGGTGACGCAATACTTGCCAGATTTCCAAGTTCCGAATCCGACCGAAACGCCGATCACCCTGCGACAATTGATGTGCCATCGTTCCGGGCTTGTCCGCGAATCGCCGATCGGAAACTACTTCGATCCCGACGAACCGTCGTTGACGGCGACCGTCGCGAGCTTGAACGACACCAAGCTCGTCTATCCGCCGGGGACGAAGACGAAGTACTCCAATGCGGCGATTGCGGTTGTCGGTTCCGTTTTGGAAAAAGTGGCCGGTCGCACCTACGACGAGCAGATTCGCCAGTCCATCTTGCAGCCGCTGAAGATGGAGAATAGCGCCTTCGTCGCCGGACAGGTCCCGGCCGGTCAGACCGCGACTGGTTGGATGTGGACGTATGACGGGACCCGGTTTGAGGCGCCAACCTTCGCGCTGGGAACTGCGCCGGCCGGCAATCTCTATTCCAGCACGGACGATCTCGCCAAGTTTCTGGTCTGGCTCTTTCAGTGCAACGCGGGGAAGAGCTCAGCCGTTTTGAAGCCGGAGACGCTGCACCAGATGATCTCGCCGACGCCTGACGAGCATCACGCAGAGCGTCGCGAATTCGGCATCGGCTTTCATGTCTCGGAGTTCGACGGTCATCAGAAAGTGGGACATGGCGGCGCGGTGTATGGGTTCGCGACGCAATTGGAAGCGCTGCCGGAGCGTAAATTGGGAGTCGCCGCCGCGACGTCGCTGGATGGGGCCAACGGGGTCGTCCAATCGCTGGCGAACTACGCCTTGCGATTGATGCTGGCAGTTCAGGATCGGAAGCCGCTCCCCGAGTATCCGTCGACGGCGCCAATCGCTGCCGAGCGGGCTCAACGCTTGGTTGGCAGCTATCGCGAAGCGGATGGAGAAGAGCGTGCCGAAATTGAAGCGCTCGGGGGCGAAGTCTATCTGCAGAATGGAACGTTCCGCCGCAAGCTGAAAGCCGATCTGGCGAATGGCGAGATTCGGATCGACGACGTTTTTGGATCGGGCGCAAAAGTCGCACTGAAGGGTGACAATGGCCTGTCGATTGGGGAGAAATCGTTCGTACGGCTCCCCGACGTTCCTCCGGTTGCGTCCCCAGCGGAATGGAACGACCTGATCGGCGAATATGGCTGGGACCACAACGTCCTCTACATCCTGGAACGGGATGGCAAGCTCCACGCGTTGATCGAATGGTTCTACGAGTATCCGCTGACGCCCCTTGGGGACGACGAGTACGCATTTCCGGACTATGGACTCTATCACGGCGAACGCATTCATTTCGTTCGTGACGCCGAAGGGAAGCCGATCGCGGCGACCGCAGCCAGCGTTCGCTTCGATCGCCGCGAAGTGGGAACCAAACATGGCGAGACCTTCAAAATCACCCCGCTGAAACCGATTGGCGAACTGCGGACGGCGGCGCTTGCCGCGACTCCGCCGAAAGAATCGGGCGAGTTCCGCGCGCCCGAGTTGGTCGACGTGACGTCGCTTGATCCGACGATTCGCCTGGATATTCGCTACGCGACCAACAACAACTTCATGGGGGAAGTTTTTTACAAGCAGGCCAAAGCGTACCTTCAGCGGCCGGCCGCGGAAGCGCTCGTGCGGGTTAACGAGCGTTTGCGTGAACAAGGACTGGGGCTGTTAATTCACGACGCTTACCGACCGTGGCACGTGACGAAAATGTTCTGGGATGCGACCCCCAACGAAATGCGCGACTTCGTGGCGAACCCAGCGAATGGATCACGGCACAATCGGGGATGCGCGGTTGACCTGACGCTCTACGATCTCGAAACGAAACGACCGATTGAAATGGTCGCGACCTACGATGAATTCTCGTCCCGATCGTTTCCGGCCTACCCCGGCGGTACGTCGCGACAACGCTGGTACCGCCAAAACCTGCGCCGTGCGATGGAGTCGGAAGGTTTCGCCGTCTACGAGTTCGAGTGGTGGCACTTCGACTACAAGGACTGGAAGTCGTATCGGATTGGGAATGCGACGTTCGAGGAGCTGGCGGACTAG
- a CDS encoding procyclic acidic repetitive family protein has translation MAILFVVTTLMTVMFLRPEAFGLGRADLPKAVATRNKSIDVSPVSKPSPEPQTNSPEPAPEPRTPAPAPQTNMTPPAQPMQTTTPTSPMPPAQANGASVAKLDTWKPIDTADFQPTNRQIDLVSYLMQFDEFRPYIQEAQKAAAGGRRPFPNNADLKRSQDSAKKIFEEYVEGPKAHDQHQYYFLESIKLALETKDSGADAAGILDVAENVSKYRRNVPDMLMATYVRICLYDVDSYDEEYQLLVKNISFTRVDSKSSLVDRLVWFEYCLSNARQRIPVAPEQALGYLEFILTYAKADRKLDQYHQEAAILVKQVDEVLSKRAQLAGVLKRFRRHPDSFRANLDLGFIYCFLHDDWATGLPYLAKSNYGGLSYGAQLELGPADTPEKQIAIGDEWWERRDKVREEYRGALLRHAAGWYQRALPNVTGANKVLLTQRIDAAAKAP, from the coding sequence ATGGCGATTCTCTTTGTCGTCACGACGCTTATGACAGTAATGTTTTTGCGTCCGGAGGCGTTCGGGTTGGGGCGCGCCGATCTGCCGAAAGCCGTTGCGACTCGGAATAAGTCGATCGACGTTTCGCCGGTCTCCAAGCCATCACCGGAACCGCAGACGAATTCGCCGGAACCCGCGCCAGAGCCGAGGACGCCAGCCCCCGCGCCGCAGACGAACATGACTCCTCCGGCTCAACCGATGCAGACGACTACGCCCACGTCGCCGATGCCGCCGGCACAAGCCAATGGAGCCAGCGTCGCCAAATTGGATACTTGGAAGCCGATCGACACAGCGGATTTCCAACCAACGAATCGGCAAATCGATCTCGTCAGCTATCTCATGCAATTCGACGAATTTCGACCCTATATTCAGGAGGCGCAGAAGGCCGCTGCCGGTGGTCGTCGGCCATTTCCGAACAATGCGGATTTAAAGCGCAGTCAAGATTCGGCGAAAAAGATCTTCGAGGAATATGTGGAAGGTCCCAAGGCTCACGATCAACATCAGTATTATTTCTTGGAATCGATCAAGCTCGCCTTGGAAACTAAAGATAGCGGCGCCGACGCTGCGGGGATCCTGGACGTTGCCGAAAATGTTTCGAAATATCGACGTAACGTTCCGGACATGCTAATGGCGACTTACGTCCGAATCTGTTTGTATGACGTCGATTCCTACGATGAAGAGTATCAACTACTCGTGAAGAACATCTCGTTTACCCGCGTTGACTCTAAATCTTCGTTAGTCGACCGGCTGGTCTGGTTCGAATATTGTCTCTCGAACGCGCGTCAAAGAATTCCGGTGGCGCCGGAACAAGCCCTAGGATATCTCGAATTCATTCTCACCTACGCGAAAGCGGATCGGAAACTTGACCAATATCACCAAGAGGCGGCAATTCTGGTGAAGCAAGTCGACGAAGTGCTGTCCAAACGCGCGCAACTGGCCGGTGTCCTAAAGCGTTTTCGGCGACATCCGGATAGTTTTCGCGCGAACCTAGACCTTGGGTTCATTTATTGTTTTTTGCATGACGACTGGGCGACCGGACTTCCGTATCTCGCCAAATCCAACTATGGCGGTCTTTCTTACGGGGCACAGCTCGAACTTGGCCCCGCCGACACCCCAGAAAAGCAGATTGCGATTGGGGATGAATGGTGGGAGCGCAGGGATAAGGTCCGAGAAGAGTATCGCGGCGCCCTGTTACGTCACGCGGCAGGATGGTATCAACGGGCGCTTCCCAACGTAACCGGCGCCAACAAAGTGCTGCTTACCCAACGGATCGACGCCGCGGCCAAAGCGCCCTAA